From Salvia splendens isolate huo1 chromosome 3, SspV2, whole genome shotgun sequence, a single genomic window includes:
- the LOC121794799 gene encoding uncharacterized protein LOC121794799 isoform X1 translates to MNFLKLRSSNSQPSVKETQVDANYVSKAASTLEGLIAEDPFGESTPSEPRYSESEEFGNENGMEADSSGKNNHVDSHIDVTEDDGLIVIPCKEVPDNWNEASDILSLRSLDRSFVFPGEKIRILACLSAYKQDMEIITPFKVAAVMNKTGIGKNFKKQNGNIEGEASPVPETIVKSSGDKDNQTDEIITEEKIDSCKDVSTGESLLRMEDHKRQTEQLLRRFENSHFFVRIAESNEPLWSKRRAGENCSESSTAFEEQLLGDSLETATARKKKNPASASIDKGNFDSRTSGGLARGVAKCCSLPNGDIVVLLQLNIGTQFFMDPILEIIQFEKHQDRNPSIQNQDIPTSFIRDPYGELLKWLLPLDNSIPPPSRPSPPPTLSSSSSIRSATVKPAVPSSSSSQLFSFGHFRSYSMSSFPPNATPPVATPSAATLQSATPPAATFQSATPPAVVTTPETKPTIDPEDWNQFSFKKFVGSGKSGDEGLLSFRGVPLQQERFSVRCGLEGIFTPGRRWRRKIELIQPVEINSFSVDCNTDDLLCVHVKNVSPVHAQDIVVFIDSIMIIFEEASKGGPPLFLLIACIESGNNYSLPNLELRRGEEHSFILKPATTMWKHGKGNSDGNPRLSRVSAASASSSLPHLNSGAKNNGSSTDQFAVLVSCRCNYTESKLFFKQPTSWRPRISRDLMVSVASEMSGQALGSDGTQLPVQVLTLQASNMTSEDLTLTVLAPASFTSPPSVVSLSNSPLSPVSDSIELASDRRADGFYGHKMEDGSQSVSGNEQTVPMSDVVQNTDMGCSHLWLQSRVPLGCVPSQSTATVKLEVLPLTDGIITLDSLQVEVRAKGLTYVPEQSLKINSTSSIATGIL, encoded by the exons ATGAATTTTTTGAAGCTGAGGTCCAGCAACAGTCAGCCATCTGTTAAAGAGACCCAGGTAGATGCAAATTATGTGTCAAAAGCTGCTAGTACATTGGAGGGTCTGATTGCTGAAGATCCATTTGGAGAAAGCACACCTTCTGAGCCAAGGTACTCAGAAAGTGAAGAATTTGGGAATGAGAATGGCATGGAAGCAGATTCAAGTGGAAAGAATAATCACGTAGACAGCCATATAGATGTCACAGAAGATGATGGGTTGATAGTTATTCCATGCA AAGAAGTTCCAGACAATTGGAATGAGGCATCAGATATACTTTCATTACGCTCCCTGGACCGCAGCTTTGTTTTTCCTG GTGAAAAAATCCGAATTCTTGCATGTTTGTCTGCCTATAAGCAGGATATGGAAATAATTACACCTTTTAAAGTTGCTGCTGTCATGAATAAAACTGGAATTGGGAAAAACTTCAAAAAACAAAATGGGAACATTGAAGGAGAAGCAAGCCCAGTCCCTGAGACCATTGTCAAAAGTTCTGGTGATAAAGATAATCAAACTGATGAAATCATAACAGAAGAGAAGATTGATTCATGCAAGGATGTTTCAACCGGTGAGTCTCTCCTTAGGATGGAAGATCACAAAAGACAGACTGAACAATTGCTTCGAAGATTtgaaaattcacatttttttgTGCGAATTGCTGAGTCAAATGAACCGCTGTGGTCCAAGAGAAGAGCAGGAGAAAACTGTTCCGAATCTTCCACTGCATTTGAAGAACAACTTCTAGGAGATTCTTTAGAAACTGCAACTGCCCGAAAGAAGAAGAATCCCGCTAGTGCCTCGATCGACAAAGGAAATTTTGATTCACGCACATCTGGGGGACTGGCAAGAGGTGTTGCCAAGTGCTGCTCACTTCCAAATGGAGACATAGTG GTGCTTTTACAATTAAATATTGGCACTCAGTTTTTTATGGATCCAATCCTGGAGATTATACAATTTGAGAAGCATCAAGACAGAAATCCGAGCATTCAGAATCAGGATATTCCTACTTCTTTCATTCGAGATCCTTATGGGGAATTATTAAAATGGTTACTTCCATTGGATAATTCTATTCCTCCTCCATCTCGTCCTTCACCTCCTCCAACACTGAGTTCCAGTTCAAGTATTCGTAGCGCAACTGTGAAACCTGCTGTACCTAGCTCTTCAAGTTCCCAGCTCTTTTCTTTTGGACATTTTAGAAGTTATTCTATGTCCTCATTCCCTCCAAATGCTACACCACCTGTAGCTACACCTTCTGCAGCTACATTGCAATCAGCTACTCCACCTGCAGCTACATTTCAATCAGCTACTCCACCCGCAGTTGTCACCACTCCTGAAACTAAACCTACGATCGACCCAGAAGACTGGAATCAGTTCTCGTTCAAGAAGTTTGTCGGAAGTGGAAAAAGTGGAGATGAGGGACTATTATCTTTTCGTGGTGTGCCACTGCAACAAGAAAGATTTTCTGTTCGGTGTGGTTTGGAAGGTATATTTACACCTGGAAGAAGGTGGAGAAGAAAAATTGAGTTGATTCAACCTGTTGAAATTAATTCCTTTTCTGTTGATTGCAACACAGATGATCTTCTCTGTGTACATGTGAAG AATGTTTCCCCCGTTCATGCACAAGATATAGTGGTGTTCATAGATTCCATAATGATAATTTTTGAAGAGGCATCAAAAGGTGGACCACCATTATTTTTACTGATTGCTTGCATTGAATCTGGGAACAACTACAGTTTACCAAATCTAGAATTGAG GAGAGGTGAAGAACATTCTTTTATTCTGAAACCAGCGACTACAATGTGGAAGCATGGAAAGGGTAACAGTGATGGTAATCCACGACTGTCACGCGTATCAGCAGCATCTGCTTCATCAAGCTTGCCTCACTTGAATTCTGGTGCAAAGAATAATGGATCATCTACCGATCAATTTGCTGTTCTTGTTTCATGTCGATGCAATTATACTG AATCAAAGTTGTTTTTTAAGCAGCCGACAAGCTGGAGGCCTCGTATTTCAAGGGATCTTATGGTTTCTGTGGCATCTGAGATGTCTGGGCAAGCTCTTGGATCTGATGGAACCCAGCTTCCAGTTCAG GTTTTAACTCTTCAAGCATCAAATATGACTTCAGAGGACCTGACTTTAACAGTTCTTGCACCAGCGTCATTTACTTCTCCTCCTTCTGTAGTGTCCTTGAGCAATTCTCCTCTGAGTCCAGTTTCAGATTCCATCGAGTTAGCAAGTGATAGGCGGGCAGATGGTTTTTATGGGCACAAAATGGAAGACGGTTCACAATCTGTATCTGGCAATGAACAAACTGTACCCATGTCTGACGTGGTCCAAAACACTGATATGGGTTGCAGCCATTTATGGTTACAGAGTAGAGTTCCTCTAGG ATGTGTCCCTTCCCAATCTACAGCAACTGTTAAGCTTGAAGTTCTTCCATTGACTGATGGAATAATCACTCTTGATTCTCTTCAAGTAGAGGTTAGGGCAAAAG GTCTTACTTATGTTCCTGAGCAATCCCTAAAGATAAATTCAACCTCGAGCATTGCAACTGGTATACTTTGA
- the LOC121794799 gene encoding uncharacterized protein LOC121794799 isoform X2 has translation MNFLKLRSSNSQPSVKETQVDANYVSKAASTLEGLIAEDPFGESTPSEPRYSESEEFGNENGMEADSSGKNNHVDSHIDVTEDDGLIVIPCKVPDNWNEASDILSLRSLDRSFVFPGEKIRILACLSAYKQDMEIITPFKVAAVMNKTGIGKNFKKQNGNIEGEASPVPETIVKSSGDKDNQTDEIITEEKIDSCKDVSTGESLLRMEDHKRQTEQLLRRFENSHFFVRIAESNEPLWSKRRAGENCSESSTAFEEQLLGDSLETATARKKKNPASASIDKGNFDSRTSGGLARGVAKCCSLPNGDIVVLLQLNIGTQFFMDPILEIIQFEKHQDRNPSIQNQDIPTSFIRDPYGELLKWLLPLDNSIPPPSRPSPPPTLSSSSSIRSATVKPAVPSSSSSQLFSFGHFRSYSMSSFPPNATPPVATPSAATLQSATPPAATFQSATPPAVVTTPETKPTIDPEDWNQFSFKKFVGSGKSGDEGLLSFRGVPLQQERFSVRCGLEGIFTPGRRWRRKIELIQPVEINSFSVDCNTDDLLCVHVKNVSPVHAQDIVVFIDSIMIIFEEASKGGPPLFLLIACIESGNNYSLPNLELRRGEEHSFILKPATTMWKHGKGNSDGNPRLSRVSAASASSSLPHLNSGAKNNGSSTDQFAVLVSCRCNYTESKLFFKQPTSWRPRISRDLMVSVASEMSGQALGSDGTQLPVQVLTLQASNMTSEDLTLTVLAPASFTSPPSVVSLSNSPLSPVSDSIELASDRRADGFYGHKMEDGSQSVSGNEQTVPMSDVVQNTDMGCSHLWLQSRVPLGCVPSQSTATVKLEVLPLTDGIITLDSLQVEVRAKGLTYVPEQSLKINSTSSIATGIL, from the exons ATGAATTTTTTGAAGCTGAGGTCCAGCAACAGTCAGCCATCTGTTAAAGAGACCCAGGTAGATGCAAATTATGTGTCAAAAGCTGCTAGTACATTGGAGGGTCTGATTGCTGAAGATCCATTTGGAGAAAGCACACCTTCTGAGCCAAGGTACTCAGAAAGTGAAGAATTTGGGAATGAGAATGGCATGGAAGCAGATTCAAGTGGAAAGAATAATCACGTAGACAGCCATATAGATGTCACAGAAGATGATGGGTTGATAGTTATTCCATGCA AAGTTCCAGACAATTGGAATGAGGCATCAGATATACTTTCATTACGCTCCCTGGACCGCAGCTTTGTTTTTCCTG GTGAAAAAATCCGAATTCTTGCATGTTTGTCTGCCTATAAGCAGGATATGGAAATAATTACACCTTTTAAAGTTGCTGCTGTCATGAATAAAACTGGAATTGGGAAAAACTTCAAAAAACAAAATGGGAACATTGAAGGAGAAGCAAGCCCAGTCCCTGAGACCATTGTCAAAAGTTCTGGTGATAAAGATAATCAAACTGATGAAATCATAACAGAAGAGAAGATTGATTCATGCAAGGATGTTTCAACCGGTGAGTCTCTCCTTAGGATGGAAGATCACAAAAGACAGACTGAACAATTGCTTCGAAGATTtgaaaattcacatttttttgTGCGAATTGCTGAGTCAAATGAACCGCTGTGGTCCAAGAGAAGAGCAGGAGAAAACTGTTCCGAATCTTCCACTGCATTTGAAGAACAACTTCTAGGAGATTCTTTAGAAACTGCAACTGCCCGAAAGAAGAAGAATCCCGCTAGTGCCTCGATCGACAAAGGAAATTTTGATTCACGCACATCTGGGGGACTGGCAAGAGGTGTTGCCAAGTGCTGCTCACTTCCAAATGGAGACATAGTG GTGCTTTTACAATTAAATATTGGCACTCAGTTTTTTATGGATCCAATCCTGGAGATTATACAATTTGAGAAGCATCAAGACAGAAATCCGAGCATTCAGAATCAGGATATTCCTACTTCTTTCATTCGAGATCCTTATGGGGAATTATTAAAATGGTTACTTCCATTGGATAATTCTATTCCTCCTCCATCTCGTCCTTCACCTCCTCCAACACTGAGTTCCAGTTCAAGTATTCGTAGCGCAACTGTGAAACCTGCTGTACCTAGCTCTTCAAGTTCCCAGCTCTTTTCTTTTGGACATTTTAGAAGTTATTCTATGTCCTCATTCCCTCCAAATGCTACACCACCTGTAGCTACACCTTCTGCAGCTACATTGCAATCAGCTACTCCACCTGCAGCTACATTTCAATCAGCTACTCCACCCGCAGTTGTCACCACTCCTGAAACTAAACCTACGATCGACCCAGAAGACTGGAATCAGTTCTCGTTCAAGAAGTTTGTCGGAAGTGGAAAAAGTGGAGATGAGGGACTATTATCTTTTCGTGGTGTGCCACTGCAACAAGAAAGATTTTCTGTTCGGTGTGGTTTGGAAGGTATATTTACACCTGGAAGAAGGTGGAGAAGAAAAATTGAGTTGATTCAACCTGTTGAAATTAATTCCTTTTCTGTTGATTGCAACACAGATGATCTTCTCTGTGTACATGTGAAG AATGTTTCCCCCGTTCATGCACAAGATATAGTGGTGTTCATAGATTCCATAATGATAATTTTTGAAGAGGCATCAAAAGGTGGACCACCATTATTTTTACTGATTGCTTGCATTGAATCTGGGAACAACTACAGTTTACCAAATCTAGAATTGAG GAGAGGTGAAGAACATTCTTTTATTCTGAAACCAGCGACTACAATGTGGAAGCATGGAAAGGGTAACAGTGATGGTAATCCACGACTGTCACGCGTATCAGCAGCATCTGCTTCATCAAGCTTGCCTCACTTGAATTCTGGTGCAAAGAATAATGGATCATCTACCGATCAATTTGCTGTTCTTGTTTCATGTCGATGCAATTATACTG AATCAAAGTTGTTTTTTAAGCAGCCGACAAGCTGGAGGCCTCGTATTTCAAGGGATCTTATGGTTTCTGTGGCATCTGAGATGTCTGGGCAAGCTCTTGGATCTGATGGAACCCAGCTTCCAGTTCAG GTTTTAACTCTTCAAGCATCAAATATGACTTCAGAGGACCTGACTTTAACAGTTCTTGCACCAGCGTCATTTACTTCTCCTCCTTCTGTAGTGTCCTTGAGCAATTCTCCTCTGAGTCCAGTTTCAGATTCCATCGAGTTAGCAAGTGATAGGCGGGCAGATGGTTTTTATGGGCACAAAATGGAAGACGGTTCACAATCTGTATCTGGCAATGAACAAACTGTACCCATGTCTGACGTGGTCCAAAACACTGATATGGGTTGCAGCCATTTATGGTTACAGAGTAGAGTTCCTCTAGG ATGTGTCCCTTCCCAATCTACAGCAACTGTTAAGCTTGAAGTTCTTCCATTGACTGATGGAATAATCACTCTTGATTCTCTTCAAGTAGAGGTTAGGGCAAAAG GTCTTACTTATGTTCCTGAGCAATCCCTAAAGATAAATTCAACCTCGAGCATTGCAACTGGTATACTTTGA
- the LOC121794799 gene encoding uncharacterized protein LOC121794799 isoform X4 yields MDASGRGIWLTGKKEVPDNWNEASDILSLRSLDRSFVFPGEKIRILACLSAYKQDMEIITPFKVAAVMNKTGIGKNFKKQNGNIEGEASPVPETIVKSSGDKDNQTDEIITEEKIDSCKDVSTGESLLRMEDHKRQTEQLLRRFENSHFFVRIAESNEPLWSKRRAGENCSESSTAFEEQLLGDSLETATARKKKNPASASIDKGNFDSRTSGGLARGVAKCCSLPNGDIVVLLQLNIGTQFFMDPILEIIQFEKHQDRNPSIQNQDIPTSFIRDPYGELLKWLLPLDNSIPPPSRPSPPPTLSSSSSIRSATVKPAVPSSSSSQLFSFGHFRSYSMSSFPPNATPPVATPSAATLQSATPPAATFQSATPPAVVTTPETKPTIDPEDWNQFSFKKFVGSGKSGDEGLLSFRGVPLQQERFSVRCGLEGIFTPGRRWRRKIELIQPVEINSFSVDCNTDDLLCVHVKNVSPVHAQDIVVFIDSIMIIFEEASKGGPPLFLLIACIESGNNYSLPNLELRRGEEHSFILKPATTMWKHGKGNSDGNPRLSRVSAASASSSLPHLNSGAKNNGSSTDQFAVLVSCRCNYTESKLFFKQPTSWRPRISRDLMVSVASEMSGQALGSDGTQLPVQVLTLQASNMTSEDLTLTVLAPASFTSPPSVVSLSNSPLSPVSDSIELASDRRADGFYGHKMEDGSQSVSGNEQTVPMSDVVQNTDMGCSHLWLQSRVPLGCVPSQSTATVKLEVLPLTDGIITLDSLQVEVRAKGLTYVPEQSLKINSTSSIATGIL; encoded by the exons ATGGATGCAAGTGGAAGAGGAATATGGCTGACAGGAAAGAAAG AAGTTCCAGACAATTGGAATGAGGCATCAGATATACTTTCATTACGCTCCCTGGACCGCAGCTTTGTTTTTCCTG GTGAAAAAATCCGAATTCTTGCATGTTTGTCTGCCTATAAGCAGGATATGGAAATAATTACACCTTTTAAAGTTGCTGCTGTCATGAATAAAACTGGAATTGGGAAAAACTTCAAAAAACAAAATGGGAACATTGAAGGAGAAGCAAGCCCAGTCCCTGAGACCATTGTCAAAAGTTCTGGTGATAAAGATAATCAAACTGATGAAATCATAACAGAAGAGAAGATTGATTCATGCAAGGATGTTTCAACCGGTGAGTCTCTCCTTAGGATGGAAGATCACAAAAGACAGACTGAACAATTGCTTCGAAGATTtgaaaattcacatttttttgTGCGAATTGCTGAGTCAAATGAACCGCTGTGGTCCAAGAGAAGAGCAGGAGAAAACTGTTCCGAATCTTCCACTGCATTTGAAGAACAACTTCTAGGAGATTCTTTAGAAACTGCAACTGCCCGAAAGAAGAAGAATCCCGCTAGTGCCTCGATCGACAAAGGAAATTTTGATTCACGCACATCTGGGGGACTGGCAAGAGGTGTTGCCAAGTGCTGCTCACTTCCAAATGGAGACATAGTG GTGCTTTTACAATTAAATATTGGCACTCAGTTTTTTATGGATCCAATCCTGGAGATTATACAATTTGAGAAGCATCAAGACAGAAATCCGAGCATTCAGAATCAGGATATTCCTACTTCTTTCATTCGAGATCCTTATGGGGAATTATTAAAATGGTTACTTCCATTGGATAATTCTATTCCTCCTCCATCTCGTCCTTCACCTCCTCCAACACTGAGTTCCAGTTCAAGTATTCGTAGCGCAACTGTGAAACCTGCTGTACCTAGCTCTTCAAGTTCCCAGCTCTTTTCTTTTGGACATTTTAGAAGTTATTCTATGTCCTCATTCCCTCCAAATGCTACACCACCTGTAGCTACACCTTCTGCAGCTACATTGCAATCAGCTACTCCACCTGCAGCTACATTTCAATCAGCTACTCCACCCGCAGTTGTCACCACTCCTGAAACTAAACCTACGATCGACCCAGAAGACTGGAATCAGTTCTCGTTCAAGAAGTTTGTCGGAAGTGGAAAAAGTGGAGATGAGGGACTATTATCTTTTCGTGGTGTGCCACTGCAACAAGAAAGATTTTCTGTTCGGTGTGGTTTGGAAGGTATATTTACACCTGGAAGAAGGTGGAGAAGAAAAATTGAGTTGATTCAACCTGTTGAAATTAATTCCTTTTCTGTTGATTGCAACACAGATGATCTTCTCTGTGTACATGTGAAG AATGTTTCCCCCGTTCATGCACAAGATATAGTGGTGTTCATAGATTCCATAATGATAATTTTTGAAGAGGCATCAAAAGGTGGACCACCATTATTTTTACTGATTGCTTGCATTGAATCTGGGAACAACTACAGTTTACCAAATCTAGAATTGAG GAGAGGTGAAGAACATTCTTTTATTCTGAAACCAGCGACTACAATGTGGAAGCATGGAAAGGGTAACAGTGATGGTAATCCACGACTGTCACGCGTATCAGCAGCATCTGCTTCATCAAGCTTGCCTCACTTGAATTCTGGTGCAAAGAATAATGGATCATCTACCGATCAATTTGCTGTTCTTGTTTCATGTCGATGCAATTATACTG AATCAAAGTTGTTTTTTAAGCAGCCGACAAGCTGGAGGCCTCGTATTTCAAGGGATCTTATGGTTTCTGTGGCATCTGAGATGTCTGGGCAAGCTCTTGGATCTGATGGAACCCAGCTTCCAGTTCAG GTTTTAACTCTTCAAGCATCAAATATGACTTCAGAGGACCTGACTTTAACAGTTCTTGCACCAGCGTCATTTACTTCTCCTCCTTCTGTAGTGTCCTTGAGCAATTCTCCTCTGAGTCCAGTTTCAGATTCCATCGAGTTAGCAAGTGATAGGCGGGCAGATGGTTTTTATGGGCACAAAATGGAAGACGGTTCACAATCTGTATCTGGCAATGAACAAACTGTACCCATGTCTGACGTGGTCCAAAACACTGATATGGGTTGCAGCCATTTATGGTTACAGAGTAGAGTTCCTCTAGG ATGTGTCCCTTCCCAATCTACAGCAACTGTTAAGCTTGAAGTTCTTCCATTGACTGATGGAATAATCACTCTTGATTCTCTTCAAGTAGAGGTTAGGGCAAAAG GTCTTACTTATGTTCCTGAGCAATCCCTAAAGATAAATTCAACCTCGAGCATTGCAACTGGTATACTTTGA
- the LOC121794799 gene encoding uncharacterized protein LOC121794799 isoform X3, protein MDASGRGIWLTGKKEEVPDNWNEASDILSLRSLDRSFVFPGEKIRILACLSAYKQDMEIITPFKVAAVMNKTGIGKNFKKQNGNIEGEASPVPETIVKSSGDKDNQTDEIITEEKIDSCKDVSTGESLLRMEDHKRQTEQLLRRFENSHFFVRIAESNEPLWSKRRAGENCSESSTAFEEQLLGDSLETATARKKKNPASASIDKGNFDSRTSGGLARGVAKCCSLPNGDIVVLLQLNIGTQFFMDPILEIIQFEKHQDRNPSIQNQDIPTSFIRDPYGELLKWLLPLDNSIPPPSRPSPPPTLSSSSSIRSATVKPAVPSSSSSQLFSFGHFRSYSMSSFPPNATPPVATPSAATLQSATPPAATFQSATPPAVVTTPETKPTIDPEDWNQFSFKKFVGSGKSGDEGLLSFRGVPLQQERFSVRCGLEGIFTPGRRWRRKIELIQPVEINSFSVDCNTDDLLCVHVKNVSPVHAQDIVVFIDSIMIIFEEASKGGPPLFLLIACIESGNNYSLPNLELRRGEEHSFILKPATTMWKHGKGNSDGNPRLSRVSAASASSSLPHLNSGAKNNGSSTDQFAVLVSCRCNYTESKLFFKQPTSWRPRISRDLMVSVASEMSGQALGSDGTQLPVQVLTLQASNMTSEDLTLTVLAPASFTSPPSVVSLSNSPLSPVSDSIELASDRRADGFYGHKMEDGSQSVSGNEQTVPMSDVVQNTDMGCSHLWLQSRVPLGCVPSQSTATVKLEVLPLTDGIITLDSLQVEVRAKGLTYVPEQSLKINSTSSIATGIL, encoded by the exons ATGGATGCAAGTGGAAGAGGAATATGGCTGACAGGAAAGAAAG AAGAAGTTCCAGACAATTGGAATGAGGCATCAGATATACTTTCATTACGCTCCCTGGACCGCAGCTTTGTTTTTCCTG GTGAAAAAATCCGAATTCTTGCATGTTTGTCTGCCTATAAGCAGGATATGGAAATAATTACACCTTTTAAAGTTGCTGCTGTCATGAATAAAACTGGAATTGGGAAAAACTTCAAAAAACAAAATGGGAACATTGAAGGAGAAGCAAGCCCAGTCCCTGAGACCATTGTCAAAAGTTCTGGTGATAAAGATAATCAAACTGATGAAATCATAACAGAAGAGAAGATTGATTCATGCAAGGATGTTTCAACCGGTGAGTCTCTCCTTAGGATGGAAGATCACAAAAGACAGACTGAACAATTGCTTCGAAGATTtgaaaattcacatttttttgTGCGAATTGCTGAGTCAAATGAACCGCTGTGGTCCAAGAGAAGAGCAGGAGAAAACTGTTCCGAATCTTCCACTGCATTTGAAGAACAACTTCTAGGAGATTCTTTAGAAACTGCAACTGCCCGAAAGAAGAAGAATCCCGCTAGTGCCTCGATCGACAAAGGAAATTTTGATTCACGCACATCTGGGGGACTGGCAAGAGGTGTTGCCAAGTGCTGCTCACTTCCAAATGGAGACATAGTG GTGCTTTTACAATTAAATATTGGCACTCAGTTTTTTATGGATCCAATCCTGGAGATTATACAATTTGAGAAGCATCAAGACAGAAATCCGAGCATTCAGAATCAGGATATTCCTACTTCTTTCATTCGAGATCCTTATGGGGAATTATTAAAATGGTTACTTCCATTGGATAATTCTATTCCTCCTCCATCTCGTCCTTCACCTCCTCCAACACTGAGTTCCAGTTCAAGTATTCGTAGCGCAACTGTGAAACCTGCTGTACCTAGCTCTTCAAGTTCCCAGCTCTTTTCTTTTGGACATTTTAGAAGTTATTCTATGTCCTCATTCCCTCCAAATGCTACACCACCTGTAGCTACACCTTCTGCAGCTACATTGCAATCAGCTACTCCACCTGCAGCTACATTTCAATCAGCTACTCCACCCGCAGTTGTCACCACTCCTGAAACTAAACCTACGATCGACCCAGAAGACTGGAATCAGTTCTCGTTCAAGAAGTTTGTCGGAAGTGGAAAAAGTGGAGATGAGGGACTATTATCTTTTCGTGGTGTGCCACTGCAACAAGAAAGATTTTCTGTTCGGTGTGGTTTGGAAGGTATATTTACACCTGGAAGAAGGTGGAGAAGAAAAATTGAGTTGATTCAACCTGTTGAAATTAATTCCTTTTCTGTTGATTGCAACACAGATGATCTTCTCTGTGTACATGTGAAG AATGTTTCCCCCGTTCATGCACAAGATATAGTGGTGTTCATAGATTCCATAATGATAATTTTTGAAGAGGCATCAAAAGGTGGACCACCATTATTTTTACTGATTGCTTGCATTGAATCTGGGAACAACTACAGTTTACCAAATCTAGAATTGAG GAGAGGTGAAGAACATTCTTTTATTCTGAAACCAGCGACTACAATGTGGAAGCATGGAAAGGGTAACAGTGATGGTAATCCACGACTGTCACGCGTATCAGCAGCATCTGCTTCATCAAGCTTGCCTCACTTGAATTCTGGTGCAAAGAATAATGGATCATCTACCGATCAATTTGCTGTTCTTGTTTCATGTCGATGCAATTATACTG AATCAAAGTTGTTTTTTAAGCAGCCGACAAGCTGGAGGCCTCGTATTTCAAGGGATCTTATGGTTTCTGTGGCATCTGAGATGTCTGGGCAAGCTCTTGGATCTGATGGAACCCAGCTTCCAGTTCAG GTTTTAACTCTTCAAGCATCAAATATGACTTCAGAGGACCTGACTTTAACAGTTCTTGCACCAGCGTCATTTACTTCTCCTCCTTCTGTAGTGTCCTTGAGCAATTCTCCTCTGAGTCCAGTTTCAGATTCCATCGAGTTAGCAAGTGATAGGCGGGCAGATGGTTTTTATGGGCACAAAATGGAAGACGGTTCACAATCTGTATCTGGCAATGAACAAACTGTACCCATGTCTGACGTGGTCCAAAACACTGATATGGGTTGCAGCCATTTATGGTTACAGAGTAGAGTTCCTCTAGG ATGTGTCCCTTCCCAATCTACAGCAACTGTTAAGCTTGAAGTTCTTCCATTGACTGATGGAATAATCACTCTTGATTCTCTTCAAGTAGAGGTTAGGGCAAAAG GTCTTACTTATGTTCCTGAGCAATCCCTAAAGATAAATTCAACCTCGAGCATTGCAACTGGTATACTTTGA